The sequence acagaaaccaatgaccgtgaaatttttcattatcatagaacatgtcatgagctacactACTGATTGgcgattgattttgattgtgGTTGTAAAATATGCAGCAAGATAATTGATCGAAGCATGTTCTAAATTTCCCCTGAAAGCTTCAAAATTGTGCAAGAactgctgattttggcaatcGATAAAAGGCCGCTTGATGGCCGTCTTGATTCTATTCGGGCCAAACTTTTTGGCTGCAGACATGTCTAGTAGGTTAGACACCGGTTTAGATTAGACAATACATCAAAGGGTGTTGAAAATTTCCCAAAATGACTTTGTTTCTTTACGGACGGATGAAAAAAGTGAACATGATAATCCCACTGGAGCAACGTGCCAAGTGGGCAAAAAAGGCTCGACAAAATATTGAACATATAAAGTGATGCTTCATGAACTACCACATGTGAATAAATGCCTAGTCGAGTCGTCTATTGCGTATTTGTACTAATGAGACATTTGAACTTTGTGTACGACAAACAACTAGCGTCAGAAGATTCGAAATCATCTTCAAATACGAAATCTTATAAAAAGGTTAAGATACGTTAACACACCTATGAACAAGTTATGCCATAGTTTTCTAGATTATCAATAAGTCAAGATTAAAAAACATAGTCGCTCAACACACGGTCGACAGCAACGTTCAATACATATTTTGAATGTATTTCTGTACATAAGTACCATGCAATATCATCTAAGAATATCAATGAATTTCTTAGAAATCTGACTACTATCCAGTTTACAAATAAACAGTTGTGCAGCATACAGTAAATTCAATGACAATTTTGAATACAATAGAATTTATCACTAAAACACCATTCATTTTTCTGCATTAAACTTTTTAATACGTATTCATCCCTACGTAACTTTAATATGTACATTATACATCTAAAAAGTCACACAATGTAAGGAGCATCTCTGAAATATACAAAAGCTTCACGGTAAAAAGTTCCTTAGTGAACACCTCTCTATAGTGAATACCTCCAACAATGAACACTAATTGCTCGATCGCACAGGTGTTCACTATAGAGAGGTTTAACTGTATTAAGCAATGCAATCAGATCTCAAGAGCGGCTTCTATTTGGGCTTTGAATCTATCATTATTCGTGTCAACATTTGAATCCCCAATTTGGCCATCTTCATATCTGAAATgaagaacaatatttcaatgaatcccactCCTGTAACAGAAAACTTCACACAAAAAATAGAACTTACACAAAGAAGAACCTTGTACACACTAAACTATTATCAGTGTTCACCCATACACTTCCATGCTTCTTCAGTTTTGTTGGATGAGCAAtaactgaaaaatacaaaaaagcTCAATTCATGTACTGGCCTTCTTTAGGACAAGTGATCccttgaaatttatttttcgtgtAGGTGTCGTAATTCATCAATGTAAAGGTAAAAGCCTCAATTGAAGCCTCTTAttatatttctgtatttttatAGACTGACAGAAAAGGaataattcagtttgtttgtccaTGGATAATTTACGTTCTGATTACCTTCACAAAGGGCGATACATGTCAGATTCCGGCTGGTTAAAAATCTTGGTTTCTGAAATGAGCACATAATGTACGATACGTTCATGAAATTAAGAGTCTAAGTCTTCCCACTACAGAATTATATACACTTACCCCGGATTCACCGGAGCCACTAGATTTTTTCTGGCATAGTTGTTTACAATTGCCGTATCCCATGCCCGAATAACCAAACGATAAACTGCCGGACGGGCTGAGGTAAATACCTTCACCGTACGCCGCACCATGCATCTAGAATCAACAATATCTTCAATAGTAACACGATAATGATTTATAATGGGAAAATGCCTTAATTTTCGAAACTAGTTTCTTTTCGAATCTGACCTGATGTTTAGTTCCCGATGCATTGATTAAACCATTTCTCATTATTGAATGCCAGTTCTCAATATGTGAGCCACTAAAATCAGAATACGTAATTGACAAATCTATGAAAATGACTTAATACTACAATGTATTCGATTCGCACGAAAATAAAACGTACTGAAACGCAAATATGCTGCCGTGCTCTTTTTTAGCAGTGCGGAACATAGCTTCTTTAGCTGGCGGACTACATAATAACAGAAACTGATGAGGTGTATGCATAAATTTCAATTGCTGAAATTAAAGATAAACACATCATATAACATGTAACTCAAATGTGAAAtagatgaatcatttttcGCGGGAAATTTACCTTTTCTTTCGGTAGTTTTACGATATGTGACCTGTTACTCGTTATTATCCTAAAAATCGTACGCAAATAAATGCCAACATTATTAAACAAGATTACGGTTGACGCATTCGTATTATCAGATCACTTACCATTGAAGTAATGGGTATGCCAGTATATCGCGTTTATCCATTTCTTGTTTGAGTTTATTGCCAAGTAATTTCGTCATGACAGCCATGATAGGAAACGTATCTAAGGCACGTTGTACTCGCTGATAATCCCGAAACTGCAGGAAACACATTAATAAACTATAACAGTATTTcaattccaaataatcagATCAGATCTACtacaaattattattatacctTTGGATGTAGAGCCAACTCTGTAGGATTTTTTGGGTCGACTATGGTCGGAAATGGATCGAATATAACTTCTTTTCGGTGAGACCGACAAGCGGCACTTGCCATCGCGATGAGCAAGTCTACAACCTGAATAGAGAGATTAAGATACGAGTACATGAAGAATTCTTCTGACTCAAATCGAGGTAAAACTCATGTAGATATGTTTACCTCGGCTCCTGTAGCGATATCATCAGCGGCATCAGACATGACACCTAACGTTTGGAATGCAAATACACATAATTCCCGAGCGCACACCGCCggctatgaaaaaaatatgatatgaaaaacCATGTATTAACTATTTAACGAATAAAATGCACGGGCTCTTCGGAATATGCAGCGAAATTCGAGCGGTACCTTGAGCATTGCGCCGTTTTGAAAGACGTGCTGTTCATCACATACTACGCAATACTCGTTCAGCGTTGGAATTCGTTGGCATGTGTATTGCATGACCTGACACAAAAAACCGAATTCCAATCCGGGGATTTTCTTCGCCATTTGACCGGAACTCGTACTCGTCGGCATCAGAGTTAAGTCGGCTTCACCCGCCGTCGCGACTGCTGCCACCATGTCGGCTACGGCCGGAGTACCGGCGCTGAATTGACGCCTCGTTTTTGACGCTTTGTCAGGTGGAATTTTACCGGTTGATAGCTGTCGACCGGTTGTAGTGGGAGGTTTAGTGGTTAAGcttcgagctgctggtgtttCGTCGACTATCATACAATCAACGTTACTGTAGAAACAACATTGAAAATcgtgataaaatttatcttaAATTCATTATTGCAACGTAACATGATAAATTCCCACGACACAAAAAGAACAACAATTACAAAAGGCGTCCTCGAGctttagtttatttcaactttttgactttatcttcaggaatatAGTATCTTGATTATTCATGAAGATGTCTATTGGGATAGAGTCGAAACAATGAAAATGCACTATAGTTCATTTCCAGGAATATTGTCCTATTCAGTAGGTCCTACGCTTGGTGATTAGGATTACATAGTCAAAaggttgaaaataaatcataaactaCATGCATAGCTCAAGCAAACCTTTCGGACTCATTATTCTTTTagtattgtgggattttacatgAACAAAGTTTTTCGTCAAGATTATCGAAAATCTTTTTCGAGTCTTACTGATCTGTAGATGAAGACGCGAGAAATTCAGTTGCTTCTTGAATATTTCCTTGTGTCATGATTAAAGCGTTTCTAGCCAGAGAATGTTCGAAACCCATATCGATTAATGTAGCTAATGAGTGATCATTCACTGATTTTTCGTTGTTGTCGCTCGTTGGTTTGTCATCATTCATGCTGATAATAAACCAAATGATAAGTGTTATTTGGATGAGGGATGAACGATTTTAGGACGGAAATATACTATGCCCGGGTTCTTTTTTCAGCACTTTTGTAAGTCAAAAGTGACACTTAAGACCACAGCCCTCATCCTAATCGTCCTTGTCTATCATGCATAATTGTCCACAAAATAAAGTCAAAAGTAAGCCCTTTAAAGCAACTATGTAAGTCCTAATTGACACTTTTCTTGTCATTTAAAACCGCTCTCCTCATCCTTACTATCCTCGTCTATGACAGATGATTGTCCAAAAAATTATCTGGGATACCAATAGTCAAAAGTAAGCACTTCCTGAGCACTTTCTGAAATTTTAGTGAAATGTAACCACTTTTTAAGGGCTTTACTTAGTTTTTTCAGAAAGAAGTAAGTATTTTAAGCAGTTTAAAGACTGGCTATAAACCCTGCTACACTGActaatttttcaatcaatgaATGAGTTTTATCTACCTTTGATTGCCAAGATGTGTCTCGTCTTTTGCACGTCCTTTCTTGCGGAGGGGTGACGACTCGGTCAGCGATCCAACCGGCACAATATGTTGCTTAGCTACGTACTCGTTACTCAATTTCTTCCATTCTTGGGATATGAATGCTTCAAGTATCCTGCAAATATACCGGTCATCATAAAAACAATCCTTaaaaattcttgaaaattcttctttgttgttgattttgggccagttgctcaaaagttggttaggaATTAACCAGCGGACAGATGACgaagtgacaattaaaagttcattgttactatggtatttatccgccggttatctttcacacaattttgagcaactgagGCCCTTTGTTGTTATGTTTAAGATGAATTTCACTTACTTTCGAAGCTGACTCCCGAGACCGAATCTTTCTTTGTTCGATGGTTGAAAAACTTCGATCTTCGGTTCTGAAATACGAGATCGAGATTTTATCCGCGTAAGCATCAAATCAGCTTCAGTAAGAAACGAAATACTTAACAAATAACAGTGAACTGCAAGAGATGAGGCGGAATCTTACCAGATGCATCTAGATATCCAGTAAACGATAAATGAAGGCGTACTACGATTGGCTCCGCTCGAATTATTTTCCAAGCTTTCGCCGTCTCTTCCTACAAAACGATAACCATACAGAAACTAGTACATGAACATATCACGAAAAATTCACGGGTTCTCTCGAATTGGATGCATTGAATTGGGAAACTATGGAAGACGAAGACAAACGACTCAACCCGTAAATAACGCCAAGATTAGAGCGAAATACAGAGTATGTGAGTTaacaattaattaatttgaacagtGAGTTAATTGAAACAAGTAATAAATCATTAGATGAAAACGTCTAAATCTACCTCTAAAAATGACATGTCTATATTGAATtctatatcaatatcatctaTGGATCCGAACAACCTGAAAAACATCATAAGTCAGCTCGACATACCAGACGCTTCATAAAGATAAAGCTCGAGATGAGATTTTCGCGATCATTGCAAGACCTACCTATAATTGATGGCGCTTTCGCCGTAACGTTGATTCACTAAATCCATGTCATGTGAAAGGAGCGGGTTGATTTCACTTTTATAATGATCGACTTCGACGCTCTAGATAAATGACAAATGATATTTACAAGCCCTGATTAAGTCAGCAATGAATCACAGTGACCCAATGAGTACCACTGGCACTTGGTCGTCAGTATTTAACTTTCCTAGGAGTAGGAAAGTTTCTCCATGACAATGTGCCCAGTGAATTCTCGAAGCCATTTGCTAGAAAATCAAATGCTGATAGCATTGGTTACGTAGATGTTATCACAGAAGGTAATAATCAATGTGACGTATTTAGGATATTCAGGAGTTGACTTGATGAAATAGTTCCATCATGCAGGTTTACTTTCAATGCCAGTCAGCAATGAAACCTGGAACCTCCAAAATCAATAGAGTTCTTCCCCACACAacccaaaatttcaaaagatttcatCCACTGGTTCAGCCTGTGTCTTGTTTGCGACATTGACGGCTGCTAGTCAACTTTCTCGAAAGGTGGAACCTCTAAAATCAACACAGTTGTTTACTACATGATCATAAAAAACTGTCATAGAATTTAAAAAGGATTCCATCCACTGGGTCAGCCTGAATCTTGTATGCAAGAAAAGGTGTGATTGAAGTCCCCTTTCGCTACGCAGAGTGACAAGGGACCATGGGCATCCCCAAGATTTTTTTTGGGGAGTTCGATTTTAGGAATAGAAGGGGGTCTGGGGAAAATTTTGAGAATCTCGTGCAAGCAGGCACGTTCTAGTGCAATCTGAGGCTGATAGATCGACTGGTTCCCGTTTACTTTGCATGtatcgattttattttgcCAATTTAGCAAATGCAGACCATGCGCCGACGTTCGTCgacatttgaaaattcaaaaaaggcTTCGTTCGAACTACCATACTCCCCTTAGGGACGCCCATGGGGACTAAGTAAACGATGTCATCGATGGTATCTGATAGAGCAAACTGTCTATAGGTGGAACGAACTTCTTAATTACCTCGTTATCGTTATAATAATACTCATAATCGTATTCATCTTCTGATTCGGAACGTTCGACGACGTCGATGATCTCGACGGATTCCGCATCGGAAACGCAATCGGAATAATGAGATTCTTCGCTGACCATTCGCATCAACGACGTGTTCTGCGTCGTCGTCGGCGGCGGTGGTGGCGGCGGTTCGATTTTCGTCAAAGTCGGCGAGTTTTCGATCTTGCACGTCGAATTGATGATCGCCGGTTCGTCGACGATCGTCATCGTCTTTTCTTGAACCGGATGACGGACAGGAGTCGGCGGTAACGAGGATATCGGAGACGGAGGCAGCGGTACTCGAACTTCTTTATTCAATTCTATAGAAATTTGATTACTTTTTATCAGGTATAATCCATGGGATCAAGAAAGTCGCACACCATCTAAGTCAAAATGTTCGCCATGGCGGGTATAAATTGGAACAGCCAGAAACTTGATTTTCAATGGGCCTTATCACTGGAACACTGGACCTACcccagggtggccactttccgccGTTTGAAaatccctgagttttccatgtgattacacaaaattcccggCGTGAATCAAGAGAAATTTCTCGGTTCAAAATGttacatttcattcattttacatGTGCCCAaacattatccaaattccctgagttttccagatttttggtaaaatttgtcaaattcccggAATATCCCCTGATCTTCCTgatttttccaggttttccaggcCAGTACCCACTCTGATTACACAATACATCGTGCATTACCCAGAACAATTATAAACTTTGACTGGATCGTCAGGTGAATACAATATATCGTATAGATTTAGAAACtcaagaatataatgctactTTTATTACCTTTTGAGAGTTT is a genomic window of Tubulanus polymorphus chromosome 5, tnTubPoly1.2, whole genome shotgun sequence containing:
- the LOC141906463 gene encoding protein mono-ADP-ribosyltransferase PARP6-like, coding for MENRRELMNVDVAAVIDTCSKDSKCPFRNFVFQREENIFKFSCKKFLSEIHFIFNLSDDYPDQTLISRSDGKKGAKGRIASDRIPILFTKLSKELNKEVRVPLPPSPISSLPPTPVRHPVQEKTMTIVDEPAIINSTCKIENSPTLTKIEPPPPPPPTTTQNTSLMRMVSEESHYSDCVSDAESVEIIDVVERSESEDEYDYEYYYNDNESVEVDHYKSEINPLLSHDMDLVNQRYGESAINYRLFGSIDDIDIEFNIDMSFLEEETAKAWKIIRAEPIVVRLHLSFTGYLDASEPKIEVFQPSNKERFGLGSQLRKILEAFISQEWKKLSNEYVAKQHIVPVGSLTESSPLRKKGRAKDETHLGNQSMNDDKPTSDNNEKSVNDHSLATLIDMGFEHSLARNALIMTQGNIQEATEFLASSSTDHNVDCMIVDETPAARSLTTKPPTTTGRQLSTGKIPPDKASKTRRQFSAGTPAVADMVAAVATAGEADLTLMPTSTSSGQMAKKIPGLEFGFLCQVMQYTCQRIPTLNEYCVVCDEQHVFQNGAMLKPAVCARELCVFAFQTLGVMSDAADDIATGAEVVDLLIAMASAACRSHRKEVIFDPFPTIVDPKNPTELALHPKFRDYQRVQRALDTFPIMAVMTKLLGNKLKQEMDKRDILAYPLLQWIITSNRSHIVKLPKEKQLKFMHTPHQFLLLCSPPAKEAMFRTAKKEHGSIFAFHGSHIENWHSIMRNGLINASGTKHQMHGAAYGEGIYLSPSGSLSFGYSGMGYGNCKQLCQKKSSGSGESGKPRFLTSRNLTCIALCEVIAHPTKLKKHGSVWVNTDNSLVCTRFFFVYEDGQIGDSNVDTNNDRFKAQIEAALEI